Proteins encoded in a region of the Vitis riparia cultivar Riparia Gloire de Montpellier isolate 1030 chromosome 7, EGFV_Vit.rip_1.0, whole genome shotgun sequence genome:
- the LOC117918628 gene encoding filament-like plant protein 7 isoform X2 has product MDQKTWLWRKKSTEKNIVAADKVNVPLKGNEEETLLADKAELERDLKSLNDKLSSAVSEHNVKDDLVKKHAKTAQEAITGWERAKAEVVTLKQELDEALRQRVAGEERLTHLDAALKECMQQLRFVREEQEQRIHDAVMKTAREFEKTQMVLEEKLAETSKRLAKLGAENTHLSKALLAKEKLIGDLSDRRKQTEADFNALMTRLDSTEKDHASLKYEVRVLEKELEIRNEEREFNRRTADASHSQHLESVKKIAKLESECQRLRLLVRKRLPGPAALAKMKNEVEMLGRDPSEMRRRKSSSSPTGLMVDSVAYNSLDTPSKSTNFLTEQLCSMEEENKTLKEALVKKTNELQFSRIMYARTTSKLSQDEVQLEESPNGHVLLEPTRTSLASHDLSLASMSDVGSDDKVSCAESWASSLISELEHFKTGKHNRTPSRKSVRVSDINLMDDFVEMEKLAIVSVNKPLGNLHSSSQEADTAIGTMDKESASSESKGREIVPVSGSQSAFSFSNQEIQSENILIGKVPGWLQDILKVILEHIHVSQRNPDEIIEDIRVAMAHINHLNTGDFFDARKSADHPDGSILPPPSGYISSKTPNVSSVMGSSDRVTGVDNSSSETSNQKLQSDLSKSICKMVELIEGISLPSLDYDTQETFSRKDGSFFPHKNSETPTGYMVRVFQWKTSELRSVLNQFVHSCDDLLNGKADLEKFARELTSALDWIMNHCFSLQDVSSMKDAIKKQFDWDESRSENEVEIGTSSQFSEVNNLCLPREHLSCLPAGRAPNSHNDFFQTEEVLSNMREENQRLKDELMDMESGKKNLGRRLRPAIDQSESLMVQLQESEKTIASLKKELEMLKESKRLIEDQSEHHKFMNEDLDTQLTVSRAELNEALQKLSSLEVELESRNNCCEDLEATCLELQLQLDRITKKETPNHDMDQEENQLRTDWEITAASEKLAECQETILNLGKQLKALASPIEASLVDNVISTPSDTITTTATVTTTSMATNKNMSRRSSLLDRMLAEDDAETKDPKSPKTIESNCTLDPQKSPTRLHANTKPIFSPNGTLELPKKFVSLNGIKSDADDTAVGSLAILPSKKRSSGGLLRKLLWGRKKGNSKKMALSVAA; this is encoded by the exons ATGGATCAGAAAACATGGCTTTGGAGGAAAAAATCTACAGAGAAAAACATAGTTGCAGCTGACAAAGTAAATGTCCCACTCAAAGGAAATGAAGAAGAG ACCCTTCTGGCTGATAAAGCAGAATTGGAGAGAGACCTAAAAAGTTTAAATGATAAGCTTTCTTCTGCCGTCTCTGAGCATAATGTGAAAGATGATCTTGTGAAGAAACATGCTAAAACAGCACAAGAAGCTATTACAG gctgGGAGAGGGCAAAAGCAGAAGTGGTGACTCTAAAGCAAGAACTAGATGAAGCATTACGGCAGAGAGTAGCTGGAGAAGAGCGATTAACTCATTTGGACGCTGCCCTGAAGGAATGTATGCAGCAGTTACGTTTTGTTCGAGAAGAGCAGGAGCAAAGGATCCACGATGCTGTGATGAAGACAGCAAGAGAATTTGAGAAAACCCAGATGGTTTTAGAGGAGAAGTTAGCTGAGACCAGTAAAAGGCTTGCAAAATTAGGTGCAGAGAATACTCATCTCAGTAAGGCTCTCTTAGCAAAGGAAAAGTTAATAGGAGACTTAAGTGATCGCAGGAAGCAGACAGAGGCAGATTTTAATGCACTAATGACTAGACTAGATTCCACAGAGAAGGATCATGCTTCTCTCAAATATGAGGTTCGAGTGCTTGAGAAGGAGCTTGAAATTCGGAATGAGGAGAGAGAATTTAATCGTCGAACAGCTGATGCATCACACAGCCAACACTTGGAGAGTGTAAAGAAGATTGCAAAATTAGAGTCGGAATGTCAAAGGTTACGTCTACTGGTCCGAAAGAGGTTGCCTGGTCCTGCTGCTTTGGCAAAAATGAAAAACGAAGTGGAGATGCTGGGAAGGGATCCAAGCGAAATGAGGAGGAGAAAGTCGAGTTCAAGTCCAACAGGTTTAATGGTTGACTCTGTAGCATACAACTCTCTTGACACTCCAAGCAAAAGTACCAATTTTTTGACTGAGCAGTTATGTTCTatggaagaagaaaacaagactcTCAAGGAAGCCcttgttaaaaaaacaaatgaactcCAATTTTCGAGAATCATGTACGCTCGCACAACCTCCAAACTCTCACAAGATGAGGTGCAGCTTGAAGAATCACCAAATGGTCATGTACTTTTGGAGCCAACAAGGACTAGTCTTGCATCACATGATCTCTCTCTGGCATCAATGTCCGATGTTGGCAGTGATGATAAGGTTAGCTGTGCTGAATCATGGGCTTCTTCTTTGATTTCAGAATTGGAGCActtcaaaactggaaaacacAACCGGACTCCATCAAGAAAATCTGTTAGAGTTTCTGACATAAATCTCATGGATGATTTTGTTGAGATGGAAAAATTAGCGATAGTTTCTGTGAATAAACCTCTTGGAAATTTACATTCTTCTTCACAGGAAGCTGATACAGCCATTGGTACTATGGATAAAGAGTCAGCTTCTTCAGAATCGAAGGGCAGGGAGATAGTTCCAGTATCTGGATCTCAGTCAGCCTTCAGTTTCTCAAACCAGGAAATCCAGTCCgaaaatatattaattggaAAAGTTCCTGGGTGGCTTCAGGATATATTGAAAGTTATCTTGGAGCATATCCATGTTTCACAAAGAAACCCTGATGAAATAATTGAGGATATTAGAGTTGCCATGGCACACATAAATCACTTAAACACTGGTGATTTTTTTGATGCAAGGAAAAGTGCAGACCATCCTGATGGATCAATTCTGCCCCCTCCTAGTGGCTACATATCTTCGAAAACTCCAAATGTTTCTTCGGTAATGGGTTCATCTGATAGAGTAACAGGTGTTGACAATTCATCATCAGAGACGAGCAACCAGAAGCTCCAGTCAGATCTGAGCAAATCAATATGTAAAATGGTTGAGCTTATTGAAGGAATCAGTTTACCATCCCTGGATTATGATACTCAAGAAACTTTTTCTAGAAAGGATGGGAGTTTctttccacataaaaattcaGAGACACCTACAGGGTACATGGTTCGTGTTTTCCAATGGAAGACTTCTGAACTCAGGTCTGTTTTAAACCAATTTGTTCATTCTTGTGATGATTTGTTGAATGGAAAGGCTGATCTTGAAAAATTTGCCCGAGAATTAACTTCTGCTTTGGATTGGATTATGAATCACTGCTTTTCCCTTCAAGACGTGTCAAGTATGAAGGATGCAATCAAGAAGCAGTTTGACTGGGATGAGTCGCGAAGTGAAAATGAAGTGGaaattggaacaagtagtcaaTTTTCAGAAGTCAATAATTTATGTCTCCCCAGGGAACATTTATCATGTTTGCCTGCTGGTCGTGCTCCAAATAGCCATAATGATTTTTTCCAAACTGAAGAAGTTCTGTCTAATATGAGAGAAGAAAATCAAAGATTGAAAGATGAATTGATGGACATGGAATCTGGAAAGAAAAACTTGGGCAGGAGGCTTCGGCCTGCAATTGATCAGAGCGAATCCCTAATGGTTCAACTTCAGGAATCAGAAAAAACCATCGCAAGTTTGAAAAAGGAGTTGGAAATGTTAAAAGAATCAAAGAGGCTGATTGAGGATCAAAGTGAACACCACAAGTTCATGAATGAAGATCTTGACACACAGCTTACGGTTTCCAGAGCAGAATTGAACGAGGCTCTCCAAAAGTTGTCATCTCTGGAAGTGGAACTGGAGAGCAGAAATAACTGTTGTGAAGATTTGGAGGCCACGTGCCTTGAACTACAGCTCCAACTAGATAG AATAACAAAGAAAGAAACTCCGAACCATGATATGGATCAAGAAGAAAACCAACTGCGAACC GATTGGGAGATTACAGCAGCTTCAGAAAAGCTGGCAGAGTGCCAAGAAACCATCCTAAACCTGGGGAAGCAGTTGAAGGCCTTGGCTTCACCTATAGAAGCATCCCTTGTCGATAATGTCATCTCAACCCCATCCGACACAATTACAACAACAGCAACAGTCACCACCACATCCATGGCCACGAATAAAAACATGTCCCGACGTTCCTCTCTACTTGATCGAATGCTAGCTGAGGATGATGCTGAAACTAAGGATCCTAAATCCCCAAAAACCATAGAAAGTAATTGCACTCTAGACCCTCAGAAGTCTCCCACCCGCCTGCATGCCAACACCAAACCCATCTTCAGTCCAAATGGGACATTGGAGCTTCCGAAGAAGTTTGTCAGTTTAAATGGAATCAAGAGTGATGCAGATGACACTGCAGTTGGTTCTCTTGCTATTTTGCCTAGTAAGAAGCGGAGCAGTGGGGGTTTGTTGAGAAAGCTGTTGTGGGGGAGAAAGAAAGGTAACAGCAAGAAAATGGCCCTCTCTGTTGCTGCATAA
- the LOC117918628 gene encoding filament-like plant protein 7 isoform X1, with product MDQKTWLWRKKSTEKNIVAADKVNVPLKGNEEEIQTLLADKAELERDLKSLNDKLSSAVSEHNVKDDLVKKHAKTAQEAITGWERAKAEVVTLKQELDEALRQRVAGEERLTHLDAALKECMQQLRFVREEQEQRIHDAVMKTAREFEKTQMVLEEKLAETSKRLAKLGAENTHLSKALLAKEKLIGDLSDRRKQTEADFNALMTRLDSTEKDHASLKYEVRVLEKELEIRNEEREFNRRTADASHSQHLESVKKIAKLESECQRLRLLVRKRLPGPAALAKMKNEVEMLGRDPSEMRRRKSSSSPTGLMVDSVAYNSLDTPSKSTNFLTEQLCSMEEENKTLKEALVKKTNELQFSRIMYARTTSKLSQDEVQLEESPNGHVLLEPTRTSLASHDLSLASMSDVGSDDKVSCAESWASSLISELEHFKTGKHNRTPSRKSVRVSDINLMDDFVEMEKLAIVSVNKPLGNLHSSSQEADTAIGTMDKESASSESKGREIVPVSGSQSAFSFSNQEIQSENILIGKVPGWLQDILKVILEHIHVSQRNPDEIIEDIRVAMAHINHLNTGDFFDARKSADHPDGSILPPPSGYISSKTPNVSSVMGSSDRVTGVDNSSSETSNQKLQSDLSKSICKMVELIEGISLPSLDYDTQETFSRKDGSFFPHKNSETPTGYMVRVFQWKTSELRSVLNQFVHSCDDLLNGKADLEKFARELTSALDWIMNHCFSLQDVSSMKDAIKKQFDWDESRSENEVEIGTSSQFSEVNNLCLPREHLSCLPAGRAPNSHNDFFQTEEVLSNMREENQRLKDELMDMESGKKNLGRRLRPAIDQSESLMVQLQESEKTIASLKKELEMLKESKRLIEDQSEHHKFMNEDLDTQLTVSRAELNEALQKLSSLEVELESRNNCCEDLEATCLELQLQLDRITKKETPNHDMDQEENQLRTDWEITAASEKLAECQETILNLGKQLKALASPIEASLVDNVISTPSDTITTTATVTTTSMATNKNMSRRSSLLDRMLAEDDAETKDPKSPKTIESNCTLDPQKSPTRLHANTKPIFSPNGTLELPKKFVSLNGIKSDADDTAVGSLAILPSKKRSSGGLLRKLLWGRKKGNSKKMALSVAA from the exons ATGGATCAGAAAACATGGCTTTGGAGGAAAAAATCTACAGAGAAAAACATAGTTGCAGCTGACAAAGTAAATGTCCCACTCAAAGGAAATGAAGAAGAG ataCAGACCCTTCTGGCTGATAAAGCAGAATTGGAGAGAGACCTAAAAAGTTTAAATGATAAGCTTTCTTCTGCCGTCTCTGAGCATAATGTGAAAGATGATCTTGTGAAGAAACATGCTAAAACAGCACAAGAAGCTATTACAG gctgGGAGAGGGCAAAAGCAGAAGTGGTGACTCTAAAGCAAGAACTAGATGAAGCATTACGGCAGAGAGTAGCTGGAGAAGAGCGATTAACTCATTTGGACGCTGCCCTGAAGGAATGTATGCAGCAGTTACGTTTTGTTCGAGAAGAGCAGGAGCAAAGGATCCACGATGCTGTGATGAAGACAGCAAGAGAATTTGAGAAAACCCAGATGGTTTTAGAGGAGAAGTTAGCTGAGACCAGTAAAAGGCTTGCAAAATTAGGTGCAGAGAATACTCATCTCAGTAAGGCTCTCTTAGCAAAGGAAAAGTTAATAGGAGACTTAAGTGATCGCAGGAAGCAGACAGAGGCAGATTTTAATGCACTAATGACTAGACTAGATTCCACAGAGAAGGATCATGCTTCTCTCAAATATGAGGTTCGAGTGCTTGAGAAGGAGCTTGAAATTCGGAATGAGGAGAGAGAATTTAATCGTCGAACAGCTGATGCATCACACAGCCAACACTTGGAGAGTGTAAAGAAGATTGCAAAATTAGAGTCGGAATGTCAAAGGTTACGTCTACTGGTCCGAAAGAGGTTGCCTGGTCCTGCTGCTTTGGCAAAAATGAAAAACGAAGTGGAGATGCTGGGAAGGGATCCAAGCGAAATGAGGAGGAGAAAGTCGAGTTCAAGTCCAACAGGTTTAATGGTTGACTCTGTAGCATACAACTCTCTTGACACTCCAAGCAAAAGTACCAATTTTTTGACTGAGCAGTTATGTTCTatggaagaagaaaacaagactcTCAAGGAAGCCcttgttaaaaaaacaaatgaactcCAATTTTCGAGAATCATGTACGCTCGCACAACCTCCAAACTCTCACAAGATGAGGTGCAGCTTGAAGAATCACCAAATGGTCATGTACTTTTGGAGCCAACAAGGACTAGTCTTGCATCACATGATCTCTCTCTGGCATCAATGTCCGATGTTGGCAGTGATGATAAGGTTAGCTGTGCTGAATCATGGGCTTCTTCTTTGATTTCAGAATTGGAGCActtcaaaactggaaaacacAACCGGACTCCATCAAGAAAATCTGTTAGAGTTTCTGACATAAATCTCATGGATGATTTTGTTGAGATGGAAAAATTAGCGATAGTTTCTGTGAATAAACCTCTTGGAAATTTACATTCTTCTTCACAGGAAGCTGATACAGCCATTGGTACTATGGATAAAGAGTCAGCTTCTTCAGAATCGAAGGGCAGGGAGATAGTTCCAGTATCTGGATCTCAGTCAGCCTTCAGTTTCTCAAACCAGGAAATCCAGTCCgaaaatatattaattggaAAAGTTCCTGGGTGGCTTCAGGATATATTGAAAGTTATCTTGGAGCATATCCATGTTTCACAAAGAAACCCTGATGAAATAATTGAGGATATTAGAGTTGCCATGGCACACATAAATCACTTAAACACTGGTGATTTTTTTGATGCAAGGAAAAGTGCAGACCATCCTGATGGATCAATTCTGCCCCCTCCTAGTGGCTACATATCTTCGAAAACTCCAAATGTTTCTTCGGTAATGGGTTCATCTGATAGAGTAACAGGTGTTGACAATTCATCATCAGAGACGAGCAACCAGAAGCTCCAGTCAGATCTGAGCAAATCAATATGTAAAATGGTTGAGCTTATTGAAGGAATCAGTTTACCATCCCTGGATTATGATACTCAAGAAACTTTTTCTAGAAAGGATGGGAGTTTctttccacataaaaattcaGAGACACCTACAGGGTACATGGTTCGTGTTTTCCAATGGAAGACTTCTGAACTCAGGTCTGTTTTAAACCAATTTGTTCATTCTTGTGATGATTTGTTGAATGGAAAGGCTGATCTTGAAAAATTTGCCCGAGAATTAACTTCTGCTTTGGATTGGATTATGAATCACTGCTTTTCCCTTCAAGACGTGTCAAGTATGAAGGATGCAATCAAGAAGCAGTTTGACTGGGATGAGTCGCGAAGTGAAAATGAAGTGGaaattggaacaagtagtcaaTTTTCAGAAGTCAATAATTTATGTCTCCCCAGGGAACATTTATCATGTTTGCCTGCTGGTCGTGCTCCAAATAGCCATAATGATTTTTTCCAAACTGAAGAAGTTCTGTCTAATATGAGAGAAGAAAATCAAAGATTGAAAGATGAATTGATGGACATGGAATCTGGAAAGAAAAACTTGGGCAGGAGGCTTCGGCCTGCAATTGATCAGAGCGAATCCCTAATGGTTCAACTTCAGGAATCAGAAAAAACCATCGCAAGTTTGAAAAAGGAGTTGGAAATGTTAAAAGAATCAAAGAGGCTGATTGAGGATCAAAGTGAACACCACAAGTTCATGAATGAAGATCTTGACACACAGCTTACGGTTTCCAGAGCAGAATTGAACGAGGCTCTCCAAAAGTTGTCATCTCTGGAAGTGGAACTGGAGAGCAGAAATAACTGTTGTGAAGATTTGGAGGCCACGTGCCTTGAACTACAGCTCCAACTAGATAG AATAACAAAGAAAGAAACTCCGAACCATGATATGGATCAAGAAGAAAACCAACTGCGAACC GATTGGGAGATTACAGCAGCTTCAGAAAAGCTGGCAGAGTGCCAAGAAACCATCCTAAACCTGGGGAAGCAGTTGAAGGCCTTGGCTTCACCTATAGAAGCATCCCTTGTCGATAATGTCATCTCAACCCCATCCGACACAATTACAACAACAGCAACAGTCACCACCACATCCATGGCCACGAATAAAAACATGTCCCGACGTTCCTCTCTACTTGATCGAATGCTAGCTGAGGATGATGCTGAAACTAAGGATCCTAAATCCCCAAAAACCATAGAAAGTAATTGCACTCTAGACCCTCAGAAGTCTCCCACCCGCCTGCATGCCAACACCAAACCCATCTTCAGTCCAAATGGGACATTGGAGCTTCCGAAGAAGTTTGTCAGTTTAAATGGAATCAAGAGTGATGCAGATGACACTGCAGTTGGTTCTCTTGCTATTTTGCCTAGTAAGAAGCGGAGCAGTGGGGGTTTGTTGAGAAAGCTGTTGTGGGGGAGAAAGAAAGGTAACAGCAAGAAAATGGCCCTCTCTGTTGCTGCATAA